In Staphylococcus lloydii, the following proteins share a genomic window:
- a CDS encoding low temperature requirement protein A, with translation MISTLLPSQINFWVYFICIFIVAVYPLLFYKVSEENAIFFNHLTERLSLLIILLFGEGLVLLIQNIELSHVNITDALYFVFIVILFVVYTLHYKSTDKNTQSKTGFMTMYLHLFLIYSLDVIFLLMNKMLAEHHLNTGEIYGFVIFIILFFAFVFGNVTAHKTKTTH, from the coding sequence TTGATTTCTACTTTATTACCGTCACAAATTAACTTTTGGGTCTATTTTATCTGTATATTTATTGTGGCGGTTTATCCACTATTGTTCTATAAAGTTTCGGAAGAGAATGCCATTTTCTTTAATCATTTAACAGAACGTTTAAGTTTATTAATTATATTATTGTTTGGTGAAGGGCTTGTATTATTAATTCAAAATATTGAATTAAGCCATGTAAATATTACAGATGCATTATATTTTGTCTTTATCGTTATATTATTTGTGGTTTATACATTGCATTATAAATCCACTGATAAAAATACGCAGTCAAAGACAGGATTTATGACAATGTACTTGCATTTATTTTTAATTTATTCGCTAGACGTCATATTTTTATTGATGAATAAGATGTTAGCGGAGCATCATTTAAATACTGGAGAAATATATGGTTTTGTGATCTTTATTATTCTCTTCTTCGCTTTTGTTTTTGGCAATGTGACGGCCCACAAAACGAAGACGACGCATTAG
- a CDS encoding DUF951 domain-containing protein: protein MTSQYNLNDIVEMKKQHACGTNRFKIIRMGADIRIKCENCQRSIMIPRQTFNKKLKKVLVSNQVAEDKENN from the coding sequence ATGACATCACAGTACAACCTTAATGATATTGTAGAGATGAAAAAACAACATGCATGTGGCACAAATCGTTTTAAAATTATTCGTATGGGCGCAGACATCCGTATAAAATGTGAAAATTGTCAGCGCAGTATTATGATTCCAAGACAGACATTCAATAAAAAATTAAAAAAAGTACTTGTATCTAATCAAGTAGCGGAAGATAAGGAGAATAACTAA
- a CDS encoding LysR family transcriptional regulator, protein MDINNLKVFCDIAENVSFTETAQKHFISQSAVTKQIRKLEDFYRSTFFYRNSGVTTLTEAGSIFYPYAKELVRLNDLAYDEIQMQNSQKSPVLTVGASFTIGEYSLPNLVIELKKQHPNVQINLKIGNTPTIIKKLEHNEIDIALVESEFDQKNFSVFNFEKDIIVPVCSNKNDLSKLEKVTVNDLYKEQMIVRESGSGMRTAIDNHLNQYEFLEKSKVMELGSIQAIKSAIEADLGISFLPKISIQKELKLDTLKIINVEELNISRDFWCVQKPTRFKKRIVIEFLNLLKQSS, encoded by the coding sequence ATGGATATTAATAATTTGAAAGTATTTTGTGACATTGCTGAAAATGTAAGCTTTACTGAAACGGCACAAAAGCATTTCATTTCACAATCAGCTGTAACAAAGCAAATTAGAAAATTAGAAGACTTTTATAGGAGTACATTTTTTTACAGAAATAGCGGAGTTACTACATTAACAGAGGCTGGCAGTATATTTTATCCATACGCCAAAGAATTAGTGAGGCTCAATGATTTAGCGTATGATGAAATCCAAATGCAAAATAGTCAAAAAAGCCCAGTATTAACTGTAGGTGCTAGCTTTACAATCGGTGAGTATTCTTTACCTAATTTAGTCATTGAATTAAAAAAACAACATCCTAATGTACAGATAAATTTAAAAATTGGTAATACACCAACCATCATAAAAAAATTAGAACATAATGAAATTGATATTGCATTGGTAGAAAGTGAATTTGACCAAAAGAATTTTAGCGTATTTAACTTTGAAAAAGATATTATAGTACCTGTTTGTTCCAACAAAAATGACTTAAGTAAATTGGAAAAAGTTACTGTAAATGATCTTTATAAAGAGCAAATGATTGTACGAGAATCAGGATCAGGTATGAGAACAGCAATAGATAATCATTTAAACCAATATGAATTTTTAGAGAAAAGTAAAGTGATGGAATTAGGCAGTATTCAAGCGATTAAGAGTGCTATAGAAGCTGATTTGGGAATTAGCTTTTTGCCAAAAATTTCAATACAAAAAGAATTAAAATTGGATACTTTAAAAATTATAAATGTCGAAGAACTAAATATTTCAAGAGACTTTTGGTGTGTTCAAAAGCCGACACGCTTTAAAAAAAGAATCGTCATAGAGTTTTTAAATTTATTAAAACAGTCTAGTTAA
- a CDS encoding NADP-dependent oxidoreductase, with translation MQAMVIHKYGNHPVQQETMPLPSMNPYEVRVKIKAASINPIDYKIRDGGLKLLLKFQFPLILGNDFSGVITEVGSKVKNFKVGDEVYGRPRKEKIGTFAEYIAIDASEIALKPEQLSFEEAASIPLVGLTAYQALNDIMHLKAGNKVLIQAGAGGVGTFAIQLAKAMGLYVATTASERGYELVKALGADEVINYKAEDFSQRLSNYDGVFDTLGGESLDKSFEILKPHGTIASVSGIPTIKLAKRLKLNKFKQLLLRVASAKLVKRAKKYNVNYEFLFMQPSGEQLNIISNLINEGKITPIIDKVYAFEQTQDAIAYSSSGKAKGKIIISMDK, from the coding sequence ATGCAAGCGATGGTTATTCACAAATATGGCAATCACCCCGTACAACAAGAAACTATGCCGTTACCGAGTATGAACCCTTATGAAGTTAGGGTGAAAATAAAAGCGGCCAGTATTAATCCAATAGATTATAAAATTCGCGATGGTGGCTTAAAATTATTATTAAAATTTCAATTTCCTTTAATCTTAGGGAATGACTTTTCTGGCGTCATTACTGAAGTAGGCAGTAAGGTAAAAAACTTTAAAGTCGGCGATGAAGTATACGGAAGACCAAGAAAAGAAAAAATAGGCACATTTGCTGAATATATTGCGATAGATGCCAGTGAGATTGCACTAAAACCAGAACAATTATCTTTTGAAGAAGCGGCGAGTATTCCGTTAGTAGGCTTAACTGCTTATCAAGCATTGAATGACATCATGCATTTGAAAGCTGGAAATAAAGTGTTGATTCAAGCAGGCGCTGGAGGTGTAGGAACCTTCGCAATTCAATTAGCCAAAGCAATGGGTCTATATGTTGCCACTACGGCAAGTGAGCGTGGTTATGAACTTGTAAAAGCATTAGGTGCTGACGAAGTAATTAATTATAAGGCCGAAGATTTCTCACAACGCTTAAGTAATTATGATGGCGTTTTTGATACGCTAGGTGGTGAAAGTTTAGATAAATCATTTGAAATATTAAAACCACATGGCACAATTGCTTCAGTTTCCGGTATTCCGACAATTAAATTGGCAAAACGTTTAAAACTGAATAAATTCAAACAATTATTATTACGCGTTGCCTCTGCCAAATTAGTAAAACGCGCTAAAAAGTATAATGTAAATTATGAATTTTTATTTATGCAGCCGAGCGGTGAACAGTTAAATATTATTAGTAACCTCATAAATGAAGGCAAAATTACGCCAATCATTGATAAAGTGTATGCATTTGAACAAACACAAGACGCGATAGCATATTCAAGTAGTGGTAAAGCTAAAGGCAAGATTATTATTTCTATGGATAAATAA
- a CDS encoding type 1 glutamine amidotransferase domain-containing protein, which translates to MIVNTSSDFFGAHYKKTGLWLGELVHFYNYFNDSNYEIDLYNISGGNTPIDPVSLSPAMLDKTTKAYYKDSNFMSLLQYAQPISEANPNDYDCIYFTGGHGVMYDFTDNQYIQEAVKQIYDNGGIVAAVCHGIAALVNVKNDNGRFFIDNREITGFSNTEELLAKRNKYVPYKLETKLKSRGAQYSKATLPFRPYVKVSDRLVTGQNPQSPKQVAQAIEALWG; encoded by the coding sequence ATGATTGTTAATACAAGTTCAGATTTTTTTGGCGCACATTACAAGAAGACGGGACTTTGGTTAGGCGAATTGGTTCATTTTTATAATTATTTCAATGATAGCAACTATGAAATAGATCTATATAACATAAGTGGAGGCAATACGCCCATTGACCCCGTTAGTCTTAGCCCGGCAATGTTAGACAAAACTACAAAAGCGTATTATAAAGATTCAAACTTTATGAGTTTATTGCAATATGCCCAACCTATCAGTGAAGCCAATCCAAACGATTATGATTGTATCTACTTCACTGGTGGCCATGGAGTAATGTATGATTTTACGGATAATCAGTATATTCAAGAAGCAGTTAAACAGATTTACGATAATGGCGGTATTGTGGCAGCAGTTTGTCATGGTATTGCTGCATTAGTAAATGTTAAAAATGATAACGGTAGATTTTTCATCGATAATAGAGAAATAACAGGTTTTTCCAATACAGAAGAATTGCTAGCCAAACGTAACAAATACGTTCCTTACAAATTAGAAACAAAATTAAAAAGTCGTGGCGCTCAATATAGTAAAGCTACGTTGCCATTTAGACCTTACGTTAAAGTAAGTGACAGGTTAGTAACGGGTCAAAACCCACAATCTCCAAAACAAGTAGCACAAGCGATCGAAGCATTATGGGGTTAA
- a CDS encoding low temperature requirement protein A encodes MEKKEVSMTELFFDLIFVYILSTINHTIEGLSHNLMSPEGLGKSFMLFLVFYSIWIYRTLLVNRLFNKKWYQYLFVFVDMFLIIILSKAINGDFQHTFKPFVLTSALIYFSIIIQYFINYKLSDSKVDIRLVKVYTTGKSIYDWLITDCNYCVDFYFITVTN; translated from the coding sequence ATGGAGAAGAAAGAAGTCAGTATGACGGAATTGTTTTTCGATTTGATTTTCGTCTATATTTTATCGACGATTAATCATACGATTGAAGGTCTATCACATAACTTAATGTCGCCAGAGGGTTTGGGTAAAAGTTTTATGCTATTCCTAGTATTTTATTCGATTTGGATTTATCGTACTTTGCTCGTGAATAGACTGTTTAATAAAAAGTGGTATCAATATTTGTTTGTTTTTGTAGACATGTTTTTAATAATTATATTATCGAAAGCAATTAATGGAGACTTTCAACATACATTTAAGCCATTTGTATTAACTTCAGCGCTTATATATTTCAGTATCATTATTCAATATTTTATAAATTATAAGTTGAGTGACTCTAAAGTAGATATACGGCTGGTAAAAGTATATACGACTGGTAAAAGTATATACGACTGGCTTATCACTGACTGTAATTATTGCGTTGATTTCTACTTTATTACCGTCACAAATTAA
- a CDS encoding sugar porter family MFS transporter: MKDNKTNKYNSHYAIFIAITVAALGAVYGYDTGNISGALPYLKQEMGLSTRMAELVSSAVVAGSILGAMFGGKLSNKIGRKNTMIFVSAAFVILAILSAFPPNVWFLIVVRFILGLSIGVTIVVAPVFIAEISPYKIRGAMLVTFQIATTIGISLASFINLYFSQTGNWRAMLGVSAIIAFVLVIAILRFPDTPTWYIMKGHRERGIKTLQKLEAPEKVQSELAKIDQEVHQNESGKFSELFKTKYIKGTIFILGLGIFVQITGINAIVYYGPIIFQKVGFASFSNGILITGITQLIALIAEVTSSLIIDKWGRRKSLLMGISFMIIANIVLALLFLIGFISSWMMYLSVIIIFLFRVGYSFGFGSLVWVYASETLPSRLRSIGSSLMLTANLVANLIVSMFFLTMFENFGGQVIFLIFGILAIISWIFVFKLAPETNGRTFEEIQAYWNNGGKWDEDIANEKVESK, encoded by the coding sequence TTGAAAGATAACAAAACAAATAAATATAATAGTCACTATGCTATATTTATAGCAATCACTGTAGCTGCATTAGGGGCAGTCTACGGCTACGATACAGGTAATATAAGTGGTGCATTACCGTATTTAAAACAAGAGATGGGATTGTCCACTAGAATGGCTGAGTTAGTAAGCTCTGCTGTGGTTGCAGGTTCTATTTTGGGAGCAATGTTTGGCGGGAAATTATCAAATAAAATTGGTAGAAAAAATACCATGATTTTTGTATCAGCGGCTTTCGTAATTCTTGCAATACTTAGTGCTTTCCCACCTAATGTGTGGTTTTTAATCGTCGTACGTTTTATTCTTGGTTTATCAATAGGGGTTACTATCGTAGTTGCTCCAGTTTTCATCGCAGAAATATCACCATATAAAATTAGAGGTGCTATGTTAGTTACGTTCCAAATTGCTACTACAATTGGTATTTCATTAGCATCATTTATAAATCTTTATTTTTCACAAACTGGAAATTGGCGTGCAATGCTTGGCGTTTCTGCAATTATAGCTTTTGTACTAGTCATAGCTATCTTACGATTTCCAGATACACCAACATGGTATATCATGAAAGGGCATAGAGAAAGAGGCATTAAAACGTTACAAAAATTAGAAGCACCTGAAAAAGTACAAAGTGAATTGGCAAAAATTGATCAAGAAGTACACCAAAATGAAAGTGGTAAATTTTCAGAGTTATTTAAGACTAAATATATTAAAGGAACAATATTCATCTTAGGATTGGGTATCTTTGTTCAAATAACTGGTATAAATGCTATTGTTTATTATGGACCTATCATCTTCCAAAAGGTTGGATTTGCTAGTTTTTCAAATGGTATTTTAATAACTGGTATTACCCAATTGATTGCCTTAATTGCGGAAGTGACGTCATCTCTTATTATAGATAAGTGGGGACGTAGAAAATCATTACTGATGGGTATTAGTTTTATGATTATTGCTAATATTGTCTTAGCATTACTTTTCTTAATAGGCTTTATTTCATCTTGGATGATGTACTTATCTGTAATTATTATTTTCCTATTTAGAGTTGGATATTCATTTGGATTTGGTTCACTTGTGTGGGTTTACGCATCTGAAACGTTACCATCACGTTTGCGTTCAATCGGCTCTTCATTAATGTTAACTGCAAACCTTGTCGCTAATTTAATTGTATCTATGTTCTTCTTAACAATGTTTGAAAATTTTGGCGGCCAAGTGATTTTCCTTATTTTTGGTATTCTCGCAATTATTTCTTGGATTTTTGTATTTAAATTAGCTCCCGAAACAAACGGACGCACATTTGAAGAAATACAAGCTTATTGGAATAATGGTGGAAAATGGGATGAAGACATAGCGAATGAAAAAGTTGAGAGTAAGTGA
- a CDS encoding SDR family oxidoreductase, with product MGKFNNLNGKVIVISGGAKNLGGLLSTTYAEQGARLVIHHHDDNSLDEAKSTLAKVQQVGGEATLFKGDLTKIENIKALFQHAESTFGKVDIAVNTVGKVLKKPIADVSEEDFDQMQDINAKVAYFFIKYAEQHMNENGKIITLATSLLAAYTGFYSTYAGEKAPVEHYTRAASKEFMDRGISVNAVAPGPMDTPFFYPQEEDEAVAFHKSQALHNQLTQIEDIVPIITFLTLDGWWINGQTLFANGGYTTR from the coding sequence ATGGGGAAATTTAATAATCTTAATGGAAAAGTTATCGTTATTTCAGGTGGCGCAAAAAATTTAGGGGGCTTATTAAGCACTACTTATGCTGAACAAGGAGCTAGATTAGTCATTCATCATCACGATGATAACTCTTTGGATGAAGCTAAAAGTACATTGGCTAAAGTGCAGCAAGTCGGCGGGGAGGCTACGCTCTTTAAAGGTGACCTAACAAAGATAGAAAATATTAAAGCACTATTTCAACATGCAGAATCTACTTTCGGTAAAGTGGATATCGCAGTTAATACTGTAGGCAAAGTATTGAAAAAACCAATAGCAGATGTTTCTGAAGAAGATTTTGATCAAATGCAAGATATTAACGCCAAAGTGGCTTACTTTTTTATCAAATACGCAGAGCAGCATATGAATGAAAACGGTAAGATTATTACTTTAGCGACATCATTACTTGCAGCATACACTGGTTTTTATAGTACGTATGCCGGTGAAAAAGCGCCCGTGGAACATTATACAAGAGCAGCTTCAAAAGAATTTATGGATAGAGGCATTTCCGTTAATGCGGTAGCGCCTGGCCCAATGGACACACCATTCTTTTATCCTCAAGAAGAAGATGAGGCCGTAGCATTTCATAAATCTCAAGCACTCCATAATCAATTAACACAAATCGAAGACATTGTGCCAATCATTACATTCTTAACGTTGGACGGTTGGTGGATTAACGGTCAAACACTATTTGCTAATGGTGGTTATACGACACGCTAA
- a CDS encoding sulfatase family protein, which translates to MTNNDQTQPNIIMIMTDQQRFDTISELGFEQMHTPNMDQLVKNGTTFEQSFCPGATCVPSRAAIFTGMYPHNTGVYNLFNSWGHQRSWVHDLAENGYHCVNIGKMHVAPTYDSMGFHERFVVENPQNELAKADGREDEWGRYLSFYDTERPLNQQLTDPDWMSKYQGVPWELAEHLHSDVFIGNSALAWINRHKQTQPVFLQIGFTGPHEVYDPLPRQLDHYADKKMPDAVWKEDELSEKPPQHYAHQEYFRRADGDAQVDMANASEKDIQHLRRHYFAKISTIDEKIGEIMEDLEAKGYLDNAIVIFTSDHGDMLGDHKLPYKWLMYDAAVKVPLIVWDTRKEQLSKNDDLISLIDIGPTILESVGIKVPEYLDGHSFLNKLYDANGEPHRKHIICEDNYLTMIRNKSYKLVNYTFQEDDGELYDLTNDPNELNNLFNDDNYKQIKQELKMDLLQDILRSTYSNATYKNRNTMDDMLYPKDNHYLHPITKKNPTGWYNR; encoded by the coding sequence ATGACTAATAACGACCAAACGCAACCTAATATCATAATGATAATGACTGACCAACAACGTTTTGATACTATATCAGAATTAGGTTTCGAACAGATGCATACACCAAATATGGATCAACTTGTCAAAAATGGCACTACTTTTGAACAGTCTTTTTGCCCTGGGGCAACTTGTGTGCCAAGCCGAGCAGCCATATTTACTGGAATGTATCCTCATAACACGGGTGTTTATAACTTGTTTAACTCATGGGGGCATCAACGTTCATGGGTACATGACTTGGCAGAAAATGGTTATCATTGTGTAAACATAGGGAAAATGCATGTGGCGCCTACCTACGATAGCATGGGCTTCCATGAACGTTTTGTAGTAGAAAATCCACAAAATGAATTGGCTAAAGCCGATGGTCGAGAGGATGAATGGGGACGCTATTTATCTTTTTATGACACGGAAAGACCACTAAATCAACAATTAACTGATCCTGACTGGATGTCTAAATATCAAGGGGTTCCTTGGGAGTTAGCGGAACATTTACACTCAGATGTGTTTATCGGTAATTCGGCTTTAGCTTGGATTAACAGACATAAACAAACGCAACCCGTATTCTTACAAATTGGCTTTACCGGCCCACATGAAGTGTACGATCCATTACCAAGACAATTAGACCACTATGCAGATAAAAAAATGCCCGATGCAGTCTGGAAAGAAGATGAACTATCTGAAAAGCCGCCGCAACATTATGCCCATCAAGAATATTTCAGAAGAGCTGATGGCGATGCACAAGTCGATATGGCTAATGCTTCTGAAAAAGATATTCAGCATTTAAGACGTCACTATTTCGCAAAAATTAGTACTATAGATGAAAAAATTGGAGAAATAATGGAAGATTTGGAAGCAAAAGGTTATTTAGATAATGCTATCGTTATTTTCACATCTGATCATGGGGACATGCTTGGTGACCATAAATTACCATATAAATGGTTGATGTATGATGCCGCAGTGAAAGTGCCATTAATTGTATGGGATACTAGAAAAGAACAACTTTCAAAAAATGACGATCTTATATCATTAATTGATATTGGACCCACAATACTTGAGTCTGTTGGCATTAAGGTCCCTGAGTATTTAGATGGACATTCATTTTTAAATAAACTTTATGACGCTAACGGTGAGCCACATCGTAAACATATTATATGTGAAGACAATTATTTAACAATGATACGTAATAAATCATATAAACTTGTGAATTATACTTTCCAAGAAGATGATGGCGAACTTTATGACTTAACGAATGATCCGAATGAATTAAATAATCTGTTCAATGATGACAACTATAAACAAATAAAACAAGAATTAAAAATGGACCTACTTCAAGACATTTTAAGAAGTACCTATTCGAATGCAACATATAAAAATAGAAACACGATGGATGATATGTTATATCCTAAAGATAATCATTATTTGCATCCTATCACTAAAAAAAATCCAACTGGTTGGTACAATAGATAA
- a CDS encoding MerR family transcriptional regulator produces the protein MRVKQVAENLGISEHTIRYYDKAGLFPFVARDDNGYRDFSEDDLFWIEFIKCMRQTHMPVSQLKEVAELYDQGSATKSQRQAIFARHKENLLHQKALIEEGLATLENKFKILENE, from the coding sequence ATGCGTGTAAAACAAGTAGCAGAAAATTTAGGGATTAGTGAACATACGATTCGCTATTATGATAAAGCAGGTCTTTTTCCTTTCGTTGCTCGCGACGATAATGGTTATAGAGATTTTTCAGAAGATGATTTATTTTGGATAGAATTTATCAAATGTATGCGTCAAACACACATGCCTGTATCACAATTAAAAGAAGTAGCAGAATTATATGACCAAGGTAGTGCAACTAAGTCTCAGCGACAAGCAATATTTGCACGTCACAAAGAAAATTTATTGCATCAAAAAGCATTAATAGAAGAAGGTCTAGCTACATTGGAGAATAAATTTAAAATTTTAGAAAATGAATAA
- a CDS encoding mechanosensitive ion channel family protein, whose protein sequence is MNQLKSILGSLIEPLTKPETYQALLSNLIMIIVYIIVAFIVIRIANKVIEQFFKVQNKGRKANKKRSQTLVSLVQNVVTYVVWFIVVTTILSRLGIKVEGIIASAGVVGLAVGFGAQTVVKDIITGFFIIFENQFDVGDYVKINSGGTTVAEGTVKSIGLRSTRVNTISGELTVLPNGSMGEITNYSVTNGAAIVAIPIAVSENVDKVEEQLKELFTAMRSKYYLFITTPEFIGVDSFTRDELILRISAETIPGEGASGARILRREIQHFFNVKGIEVPQPTMVQNDANNQ, encoded by the coding sequence TTGAATCAATTAAAATCAATTCTAGGTTCACTTATCGAACCTTTAACGAAACCCGAAACTTATCAGGCGCTCTTATCAAATCTAATTATGATTATCGTATACATCATCGTCGCGTTCATCGTAATACGCATTGCCAACAAAGTTATTGAACAATTCTTCAAAGTTCAAAATAAAGGCAGAAAAGCTAACAAGAAGCGTTCACAAACATTGGTTTCTCTCGTGCAAAACGTCGTGACGTATGTCGTTTGGTTTATCGTTGTAACAACGATTCTTAGCAGATTAGGTATTAAAGTTGAAGGCATAATTGCCAGCGCAGGCGTAGTCGGTTTAGCAGTTGGTTTTGGTGCTCAAACTGTCGTGAAAGATATCATTACAGGATTCTTTATTATCTTTGAAAATCAATTTGATGTAGGTGACTATGTTAAAATAAATAGTGGTGGTACTACAGTAGCAGAAGGTACCGTTAAATCAATTGGATTAAGATCAACACGCGTTAATACTATAAGTGGTGAGTTGACTGTCTTACCTAATGGTAGCATGGGCGAAATCACTAACTACTCAGTAACTAATGGTGCAGCAATCGTAGCAATACCTATTGCAGTTAGTGAAAATGTTGATAAAGTAGAAGAACAGTTAAAAGAATTATTCACTGCTATGCGTTCAAAATATTATTTATTTATTACTACGCCAGAATTTATAGGTGTTGATTCATTCACAAGAGATGAACTTATTTTACGTATTTCTGCCGAGACAATTCCAGGTGAAGGTGCATCGGGTGCACGTATATTACGCAGAGAGATTCAACATTTCTTTAACGTAAAAGGCATTGAGGTACCGCAGCCAACTATGGTACAAAACGATGCTAATAATCAGTAA
- the ychF gene encoding redox-regulated ATPase YchF, protein MALTAGIVGLPNVGKSTLFNAITKAGALAANYPFATIDPNVGIVEVPDSRLNVLTDMVQPKKTIPTTFEFTDIAGIVKGASKGEGLGNKFLSHIREVDAICQVVRAFDDDNVTHVSGRVNPIEDIEVINMELVLADLESVEKRLPKVEKMARQKDKDAVNEVRILTTIKEALEEGKPVRSIEFNDEDQKFVNQAQLLTSKDMLYIANVGEDEINDDENDKVKAIREYAEKEDSEVIVISAKIEEEIAVLDEDDKAMFLEDLGIEEPGLNRLIRTTYDLLGLATYFTAGVEEVRAWTFTKGMTAPQCAGIIHTDFERGFIRAEVTSYDDYVEHNGEHGAKEAGKQRLEGKEYIMKDGDVVHFRFNV, encoded by the coding sequence ATGGCTTTAACAGCAGGTATCGTAGGTTTACCGAACGTAGGGAAGTCTACACTTTTTAATGCAATTACAAAAGCAGGTGCGCTAGCAGCAAACTATCCATTCGCGACAATCGATCCTAACGTAGGTATTGTTGAAGTACCAGATAGCAGATTAAATGTCTTAACAGATATGGTTCAACCGAAAAAGACCATCCCAACTACATTCGAGTTTACAGATATAGCGGGTATCGTAAAGGGTGCTTCTAAAGGGGAAGGTCTAGGTAATAAATTCCTTTCACATATTCGTGAAGTAGACGCAATTTGCCAAGTAGTGCGTGCGTTTGACGATGACAACGTAACACACGTATCTGGTCGCGTTAATCCTATTGAAGACATCGAAGTTATCAATATGGAACTTGTATTAGCAGACTTAGAATCTGTAGAAAAACGTTTGCCTAAGGTAGAAAAAATGGCACGACAAAAAGATAAAGATGCGGTCAACGAAGTACGTATCTTAACAACAATTAAAGAAGCATTAGAAGAAGGTAAACCAGTGCGCAGTATCGAGTTTAATGATGAAGATCAAAAATTTGTAAACCAAGCGCAACTATTAACTTCTAAAGATATGTTATACATCGCTAACGTCGGTGAAGATGAAATCAACGATGACGAAAATGATAAAGTAAAAGCGATTCGTGAATATGCCGAAAAAGAAGATTCAGAAGTTATCGTGATAAGTGCTAAAATCGAAGAAGAAATTGCTGTCTTAGATGAAGACGATAAGGCAATGTTCTTAGAAGATTTAGGTATTGAAGAACCAGGTCTAAACCGTTTAATCCGTACAACATATGATTTATTAGGCTTAGCAACATACTTTACAGCTGGTGTCGAAGAAGTGCGTGCTTGGACATTTACAAAAGGTATGACTGCCCCACAATGTGCTGGTATTATTCACACTGACTTTGAACGTGGTTTTATACGTGCAGAGGTAACATCTTATGATGATTACGTAGAACACAATGGTGAGCACGGTGCTAAAGAAGCTGGTAAACAACGTTTAGAAGGTAAAGAATATATCATGAAAGACGGAGACGTCGTTCACTTTAGATTTAACGTGTAA